A genomic region of Gallus gallus isolate bGalGal1 chromosome 19, bGalGal1.mat.broiler.GRCg7b, whole genome shotgun sequence contains the following coding sequences:
- the TMEM132E gene encoding transmembrane protein 132E, with product MGSPEKMLPGPAALICCLCSLLLPAQAKGPAPSPEPSEPPGAAMLPVSYRLSNTRLAFFLKEVGASPPANSSTPLQRAEPFVVFQTKELPVLNVTLGPFSTGLVLPKEHLQPSSTLEVPNRLTVNWKVRAFIIQPRLVANQPVVQVLFYVAGRDWDDFDVTDRLPCVRLHAFRDAREIKSSCRLRGSLATCLVQAELPHAWFRPAAVPLGRRKGPDSMEVPGESQQVELYYTLHAPDGAGQCLGDTSVSSPRRGTGGARTEGPTQHPLLRIGSVSLLQPPPAQPMQEHRLDGNVFIRLPDRPLKPGEVLSILLYLMSNSTVEHFTLRVKAKKGVNLLSTKSRSRQWLVSSELLTGGKHSTATVDVARVEGAGPRDGESSSEIMQLDFEMENFTSQSVTRRIMWHIDYRGRNPPPDLEKVVTELTVIQRDIRAIVPLAMDTEIINTAILTGRTVAIPVKVIAIELSGVIVDVSAMVECKSNNEDIIKVSSSCDYVFVSGKESRGSMSARVTFTYEHLSAPLEMTVWVPKLPLHIELSDSRLSQVKGWRVPILPDRRSVRDSEHEEDEEERKQSRGCALQYQHATLQVFTQFHTTAAEGTGQVVTMLGPDWLVEVTDLVSDFMRVDDPRVAHLVDSFTLAGREPGTTLFKVVSPLMEAVLGETLVTVAEEKVSITDLKAQVVSSLSLSLHPSPGNSHTIIARTAAQQTLSFLKQEALLSLWISYSDGTTAPLSLYDPKDYNLVVSSLDEKVVTVTQDRAFPLVVAESEGAGELLRAELVICESCQKTKRKSVLFTALASVRVHFGSEEDPTYDYDHVPSRPGLETGSSTTLRAEVERKAEPSEDSRMPSASHPTEDFPTIPTGFVQVTRGLTDLEIGMYALLGVFCLAILVFLINCIVFVLKYRHKRIPPEGQTNMDHSHHWVFLGNGQPLRAHNDLSPQPESPGNPLENVQTCCHADHHSSGSSQTSVQSQVHGRGDGSSGGSTRDQSEDPLNSPTSKRKRVKFTTFATLPTDELAYNSIPIADEEDLEWVCQDMGLQDPEELHNYIRRIKEIA from the exons ATGGGCTCTCCGGAGAAGATGCTCCCCGGGCCGGCCGCTTTgatctgctgcctctgctcgctgctgctgcccg CCCAGGCCAAGGggccagcccccagccctgagccctcTGAGCCCCCTGGTGCTGCGATGCTGCCTGTGAGCTACCGCCTATCCAACACCCGCTTGGCCTTCTTCCTCAAGGAGGTGGGGGCCAGCCCCCCGGCCAACAGCAGCACCCCTCTGCAACGAGCTGAGCCCTTTGTCGTCTTCCAGACCAAGGAGCTGCCTGTGCTCAATGTCACCCTGGGACCCTTTAGCACGGGCTTGGTGCTGCCCAAGGAGCacctgcagccttccagcaccCTGGAAGTCCCCAACCGCCTCACAGTCAACTGGAAGGTGCGCGCCTTCATCATCCAACCCCGGTTGGTGGCCAACCAGCCTGTGGTCCAAGTGCTCTTCTACGTAGCCGGTCGGGATTGGGATGATTTTGACGTCACCGATCGGTTGCCCTGCGTCAGGCTTCACGCATTCCGCGATGCCCGCGAGATCAAGAGCTCGTGCCGGCTGCGGGGCAGCCTGGCCACCTGCCTGGTGCAGGCTGAGCTGCCTCACGCCTGGTTCCGGCCCGCTGCTGTGCCACTGGGCCGCAGGAAGGGCCCCGACAGCATGGAGGTGCCAGGTGAGAGCCAACAAGTCGAGCTCTACTACACTCTTCACGCCCCTGATGGGGCAGGACAGTGCCTTGGGGACACATCGGTATCATCCCCTCGTCGAGGGACTGGAGGGGCAAGGACTGAGGGTCCCACGCAGCACCCGCTGTTGCGCATCGGTAGTGtcagcctcctgcagcctcccccTGCACAGCCCATGCAGGAGCATCGGTTGGATGGCAATGTCTTCATCCGCCTGCCTGACCGGCCGCTGAAACCGGGTGAGGTGCTGAGCATCCTTCTCTACCTGATGTCCAACTCCACGGTGGAGCACTTCACCCTCAG GGTGAAGGCCAAGAAAGGAGTCAACCTGCTGAGCACCAAGTCGAGGAGCAGGCAGTGGCTGGTGAGCTCGGAGCTGCTGACAGGTGGCAAACACTCCACGGCCACTGTCGATGTGGCCAGGGTGGAGGGCGCTGGGCCCAG GGATGGAGAGTCCTCCTCTGAGATCATGCAGCTGGATTTTGAGATGGAGAACTTCACCAGCCAGTCGGTGACACGCCGCATCATGTGGCACATTGACTACAGGGGCCGTAACCCCCCGCCTGATCTGGAGAAGGTGGTGACAGAGCTGACGGTCATCCAGAGGGACATCCGGGCCATTGTGCCCCTGGCCATG GACACAGAAATCATCAACACAGCCATTCTGACAGGCCGGACAGTGGCCATTCCTGTGAAGGTCATTGCAATCGAGTTGAGCGGTGTCATCGTGGACGTCTCAGCCATGGTGGAGTGCAAATCCAACAATGAGGACATCATCAAG gTCTCCAGCAGCTGTGACTACGTCTTTGTCAGCGGGAAGGAGTCGCGGGGCTCCATGAGTGCCCGGGTCACCTTCACCTACGAGCACCTCTCTGCCCCGCTGGAGATGACGGTGTGGGTGCCCAAACTGCCGCTGCACATCGAGCTCTCAGACTCACGGCTGAGCCAAGTGAAGGGCTGGAGGGTTCCCATCCTTCCAGACAggag GTCAGTGCGGGACAGTGAGCACgaggaggatgaagaggagCGGAAGCAGAGCCggggctgtgccctgcagtACCAGCATGCCACACTGCAGGTCTTCACCCAGTTCCACACCACGGCGGCGGAGGGCACGGGACAGGTGGTCACCATGCTGGGACCCGACTGGCTGGTGGAGGTCACCGACCTGGTCAGTGACTTCATGCGCGTGGATGACCCGCGGGTGGCCCACCTGGTGGACAGCTTCACGCTGGCTGGCAGAGAGCCGGGCACCACGCTCTTTAAG GTTGTGTCCCCACTCATGGAGGCGGTGCTGGGTGAGACACTGGTGACGGTGGCGGAGGAGAAGGTCAGCATCACGGACCTGAAGGCCCAGGTGGTCTCCAGCCTCTCGTTGTCCCTCCATCCCAGCCCTGGAAATAGCCACACTATCATTGCTCGCACGGCTGCCCAGCAGACCCTCAGCTTCCTCAAGCAG GAAGCGCTCCTGAGCCTGTGGATTTCCTACAGCGACGGCACCACAGCCCCTCTCTCCCTCTACGACCCCAAGGACTACAACCTGGTGGTGAGCAGCCTGGATGAGAAGGTGGTGACGGTGACCCAGGACCGAGCCTTCCCCTTGGTGGTGGCGGAGAGCGAAGGTGCGGGGGAATTGCTGCGGGCTGAGCTGGTCATCTGCGAGAGCTGCCAGAAAACCAAGCGTAAGAGCGTGCTCTTCACAGCCCTAGCCAGCGTGCGGGTCCATTTTGGCTCTGAGGAGGACCCAACCTATGACTATGACCACGTTCCCAGCAGGCCGGGACTGGAGACGGGGTCGAGCACCACTCTGCGGGCAGAGGTGGAGAGAAAAGCGGAGCCGAGCGAGGACAGTAGGATGCCCAGTGCGTCTCACCCCACAGAGGACTTCCCCACCATCCCCACTGGCTTTGTCCAAGTGACCCGGGGGCTGACGGACCTGGAGATAGGCATGTATGCCCTTCTGGGAGTCTTCTGTCTGGCCATTTTGGTCTTCCTTATCAACTGCATTGTCTTTGTGTTGAAATACCGGCACAAACGCATCCCACCCGAAGGTCAGACCAACATGGACCATTCCCACCACTGGGTCTTCCTGGGCAATGGGCAGCCCTTGCGGGCTCACAATGacctctccccacagcctgaGAGCCCTGGGAACCCCCTGGAAAATGTGCAGACCTGCTGCCATGCGGACCACCACAGCAGCGGGAGCTCACAGACCAGCGTGCAGAGCCAGGTCCATGGCCGTGGGGATGGTTCCTCAGGGGGTTCCACGCGGGATCAGAGTGAGGACCCTCTCAACTCGCCCACTTCCAAACGGAAGCGGGTGAAGTTCACCACCTTCGCCACGCTGCCCACCGATGAGCTGGCTTACAACTCCATCCCCATCGCCGATGAGGAGGACTTGGAGTGGGTCTGCCAGGACATGGGGCTGCAAGACCCCGAAGAGCTTCACAACTACATCCGCAGAATCAAAGAGATCGCTTAA